One segment of Vibrio mimicus DNA contains the following:
- the argH gene encoding argininosuccinate lyase, translating to MALWGGRFTQAADSRFKAFNDSLRFDYRLAEQDIVGSIAWSKALVSVNVLSVQEQQQLEQALNHLLKSVQQDPEQILASDAEDIHSWVEQKLIEQVGDLGKKLHTGRSRNDQVATDLKLWCRDQGVHLLFALKTLQQQLVAVAAEHQATVLPGYTHLQRAQPVTFAHWCLAYLEMFERDESRLTDALARLNTSPLGSGALAGTAYAIDREVLAADLGFTRATRNSLDAVSDRDHVMELMSVASISMLHLSRLAEDMIFYTTGEAGFIELADTVTSGSSLMPQKKNPDALELIRGKTGRVYGALAGMMMTVKALPLAYNKDMQEDKEGLFDALDTWFDCLQMAGLCFDGIKVNAARTLEAAKQGYSNATELADYLVAKGIPFREAHHIVGVAVVAAIGKGVALEELSLAELQQFSSLIEQDVYPILTIESCLEKRCALGGVSPKQVAYAVEQAQTRVKS from the coding sequence ATGGCATTATGGGGCGGAAGATTTACCCAAGCGGCAGACAGTCGGTTTAAAGCATTCAATGATTCACTGCGTTTTGATTATCGCTTAGCCGAGCAAGATATTGTTGGATCAATCGCTTGGTCAAAAGCCTTGGTCTCCGTCAATGTCTTGAGCGTGCAGGAGCAACAACAGTTAGAGCAGGCGTTAAATCACCTGCTGAAATCGGTTCAGCAAGATCCGGAGCAAATCTTAGCTTCTGATGCGGAAGATATTCACTCTTGGGTGGAACAGAAGCTGATTGAGCAAGTCGGTGATCTCGGTAAAAAACTGCACACAGGGCGTTCGCGTAACGATCAGGTCGCGACCGATCTTAAGCTCTGGTGTCGCGATCAGGGCGTTCATCTGCTCTTTGCTCTGAAAACGCTGCAACAACAGTTAGTGGCGGTGGCTGCTGAGCACCAAGCGACGGTTTTACCGGGCTACACCCATTTGCAACGTGCGCAACCAGTGACTTTTGCTCATTGGTGTTTAGCTTATTTGGAAATGTTTGAGCGTGATGAATCCCGTTTGACCGATGCTCTAGCGCGTTTAAACACGTCGCCGCTTGGCTCTGGTGCATTAGCAGGAACCGCTTACGCGATTGATCGAGAGGTGTTAGCTGCGGATCTTGGTTTCACTCGCGCGACACGTAACTCGCTGGATGCGGTCTCCGATCGCGATCATGTGATGGAGCTGATGTCAGTCGCATCGATCTCTATGCTGCATTTGTCGCGTCTTGCGGAAGATATGATCTTCTACACCACAGGTGAAGCGGGCTTTATTGAATTAGCTGATACAGTGACCTCTGGTTCTTCACTGATGCCACAAAAGAAAAACCCCGATGCGCTGGAGTTGATCCGTGGTAAAACGGGCCGTGTCTACGGTGCATTGGCGGGGATGATGATGACAGTAAAAGCACTGCCTCTCGCGTACAACAAAGACATGCAAGAAGACAAAGAAGGGCTGTTTGATGCGCTCGACACTTGGTTTGATTGCTTGCAAATGGCGGGACTCTGCTTTGATGGGATTAAAGTGAATGCGGCGCGTACGTTAGAAGCGGCCAAGCAAGGCTACTCGAACGCGACTGAATTGGCGGATTATCTAGTCGCGAAAGGGATTCCATTTCGTGAGGCGCACCATATTGTCGGTGTGGCGGTTGTCGCGGCAATCGGTAAAGGTGTGGCTTTGGAAGAACTTTCTCTGGCTGAACTACAACAGTTTTCATCGCTGATCGAGCAAGATGTGTATCCGATCCTGACCATTGAGTCTTGTTTAGAGAAACGCTGCGCACTCGGTGGGGTATCGCCCAAACAAGTGGCTTATGCGGTGGAACAGGCTCAAACGCGGGTGAAGTCTTAA
- a CDS encoding DUF3624 domain-containing protein, with amino-acid sequence MACRDCSEHWFWQKIGRCQRCMDQLTVLSVVVWIVWFWGFKDDPTSIESITLIFAGFAFNGLLFLHLWMKYVILPWRKRQEKGKEDSNPY; translated from the coding sequence ATGGCTTGTCGGGATTGTAGCGAACATTGGTTTTGGCAAAAAATCGGCCGCTGCCAGCGCTGTATGGATCAACTCACGGTATTGTCAGTGGTCGTCTGGATCGTTTGGTTTTGGGGCTTTAAGGACGATCCTACCAGTATTGAATCGATCACCCTGATCTTCGCCGGCTTTGCCTTTAACGGCTTACTGTTTCTGCATTTATGGATGAAGTACGTGATCTTGCCTTGGCGAAAACGACAAGAAAAAGGAAAAGAGGATTCGAATCCGTATTAA
- a CDS encoding dihydrolipoyl dehydrogenase: MKQIHVDVAVIGGGTAGLGAYRAAKAYTQNVVMIEGGPYGTTCARVGCMPSKLLIAAAESVHQIEKAPGFGVYPQGEIVINGREVMDRVKRERDRFVGFVLEGVDSIPEQDKITGYARFIDNHTLQVDDHTRIHAKRVVIATGSRPAYPAVWNELGDRLVVNDDVFEWDDLPEAIAVFGPGVIGLELGQSLHRLGVKVKVFGLGGQVGPLTDPEVMAYANRAFQQEFYLDADVKVESMKRINGDKVEIQFINQQGELETFIVDYVLAATGRRPNVDKLALENTNVALDERGVPKADHYTLQTSVPSIFIAGDASNQIPLLHEAADQGRIAGDNAGRFPDIRAGLRRSPISAVFSDPQIAMVGETYKQLTQRLGNCGCFAVGEVSFENQGRSRVMLRNKGLLHVYGEQGTGRFLGAEMMGPNAEHLAHLLAWAHQNQMTISQMLDMPFYHPVIEEGVRTALRDLNAKLHLGPEMIKHCLDCGPGC; encoded by the coding sequence ATGAAACAGATTCACGTTGATGTCGCCGTAATCGGCGGTGGTACTGCTGGCCTAGGCGCTTATCGTGCAGCGAAAGCTTACACTCAGAATGTGGTGATGATTGAAGGTGGCCCTTACGGCACCACCTGTGCGCGTGTAGGTTGTATGCCCTCCAAACTGCTGATTGCTGCCGCAGAAAGCGTACACCAAATTGAAAAGGCTCCGGGCTTTGGTGTTTACCCACAAGGTGAAATTGTGATTAATGGTCGTGAAGTGATGGATCGCGTCAAACGCGAACGTGATCGCTTTGTCGGTTTTGTACTGGAAGGGGTTGATTCTATTCCAGAGCAAGACAAGATTACGGGCTACGCGAGGTTCATTGATAACCATACACTGCAAGTGGATGATCACACACGCATTCATGCTAAACGTGTTGTTATTGCGACAGGCTCACGCCCTGCTTATCCAGCAGTATGGAATGAACTCGGTGATCGCCTAGTCGTTAACGACGATGTATTTGAGTGGGATGATCTTCCTGAAGCCATCGCTGTGTTTGGTCCGGGAGTGATCGGTTTAGAGCTTGGCCAATCCCTGCATCGTTTAGGGGTGAAAGTAAAAGTGTTTGGCTTAGGCGGTCAAGTGGGACCACTAACTGATCCAGAAGTCATGGCTTACGCGAATCGTGCTTTCCAACAAGAGTTTTATCTCGATGCAGATGTGAAAGTCGAAAGCATGAAACGTATCAATGGCGATAAAGTGGAAATCCAATTTATCAACCAGCAAGGTGAGCTAGAAACCTTCATCGTGGATTATGTGCTTGCCGCAACAGGTCGTCGTCCTAACGTTGACAAATTGGCGCTGGAAAATACCAACGTGGCACTCGATGAACGTGGTGTACCCAAAGCGGATCACTACACACTGCAAACCTCGGTACCTTCGATTTTTATCGCAGGCGATGCCAGCAACCAGATCCCGCTGCTGCATGAAGCCGCAGATCAAGGGCGCATTGCGGGGGATAACGCAGGCCGCTTCCCTGACATTCGCGCGGGTTTGCGCCGCTCACCAATTTCTGCGGTGTTTTCTGACCCACAAATTGCCATGGTCGGGGAAACCTATAAGCAGTTGACTCAGCGTCTGGGTAACTGTGGCTGCTTTGCCGTAGGTGAAGTGTCGTTTGAAAACCAAGGCCGCTCACGAGTGATGCTACGCAATAAAGGTTTGCTGCATGTGTATGGCGAGCAAGGCACAGGCCGTTTCCTTGGTGCTGAGATGATGGGACCGAATGCCGAGCATTTAGCACACTTGCTGGCTTGGGCACACCAAAATCAGATGACCATTTCGCAAATGCTCGATATGCCTTTCTACCATCCAGTGATTGAGGAAGGGGTACGTACCGCTCTGCGTGACCTCAATGCGAAACTGCATCTTGGTCCAGAAATGATCAAACACTGTTTGGATTGTGGCCCCGGCTGTTAA
- a CDS encoding glutathione peroxidase → MFTSKEGHTIPQVTFPTRQGDAWVNVTSDELFKGKTVIVFSLPGAFTPTCSSTHLPRYNELFPVFKEHGVDSILCVSVNDTFVMNAWKDDQNADQITFIPDGNGDFTDGMGMLVDKNDLGFGKRSWRYSMLVKDGVVEKMFIEPNEPGDPFKVSDADTMLKYIAPQYKVQESVTIFTKPGCPYCAKAKQALIDAGLQYEELILGKDATTVSLRAVSGRTTVPQVFIGGKHIGGSDDLEVYLNQ, encoded by the coding sequence ATGTTTACATCTAAAGAAGGTCACACCATTCCACAAGTTACCTTTCCGACTCGCCAAGGCGATGCTTGGGTGAATGTCACTAGCGATGAGCTGTTCAAAGGCAAAACCGTTATCGTGTTTAGCTTGCCGGGTGCATTTACCCCAACGTGTTCATCCACTCACCTACCGCGCTACAACGAGCTGTTCCCAGTATTTAAGGAGCACGGTGTCGACAGCATTTTGTGTGTATCGGTCAACGATACTTTCGTGATGAATGCTTGGAAAGATGACCAAAACGCTGACCAAATTACCTTCATCCCAGATGGTAACGGTGACTTCACTGATGGCATGGGCATGCTAGTGGATAAAAATGACCTTGGTTTTGGTAAACGCTCATGGCGCTACAGCATGCTAGTCAAAGACGGCGTAGTAGAAAAAATGTTTATCGAACCCAATGAGCCGGGTGACCCGTTCAAAGTATCGGATGCAGACACCATGCTCAAATACATTGCCCCTCAATACAAGGTGCAAGAATCAGTGACTATTTTTACTAAGCCAGGCTGTCCTTATTGTGCCAAGGCGAAACAAGCACTGATTGATGCCGGTCTACAGTATGAAGAGCTGATTTTAGGTAAAGACGCAACCACGGTGAGCCTACGCGCTGTTTCAGGCCGCACTACGGTACCGCAAGTGTTTATCGGTGGTAAACACATCGGTGGCAGCGATGACTTAGAAGTCTACCTAAATCAATAA
- the oxyR gene encoding DNA-binding transcriptional regulator OxyR, whose product MNIRDFEYLVALADHKHFRKAAEACFVSQPTLSGQIRKLEDEIGTTLLERSSRRVLFTEAGLQLVDQAKKILSEVKTFKDMANQQTGAMTGPLHIGFIPTLGPYLLPRIIPTLKERFPELELYLHEAQTSQLVRQLEDGKLDCLVLASVEETAPFKEIELYDEVMSIAVPCDHVWAERDEVEMLELKGKTVLALGDGHCLRDQALGFCFAAGAKDDERFKATSLETLRNMVAAGAGITLLPQLALPEDKKKDGVCYLRAVNPIPSRRLVLVYRPGSPLRQRFEQLAAVIKQRLQQAD is encoded by the coding sequence ATGAACATTCGTGATTTTGAATACTTGGTCGCGTTAGCCGATCACAAGCATTTTCGTAAAGCGGCAGAGGCTTGCTTTGTCAGCCAGCCAACACTCAGTGGTCAGATCCGCAAGTTGGAAGATGAGATAGGGACAACCTTACTTGAGCGCAGTAGCCGCAGAGTTCTGTTTACCGAAGCTGGACTACAACTGGTTGATCAAGCAAAGAAAATTCTTTCTGAGGTGAAAACCTTCAAAGATATGGCCAACCAGCAAACCGGAGCCATGACAGGGCCTTTACATATCGGTTTTATTCCAACGTTAGGACCTTATTTGCTGCCTAGGATTATCCCAACACTGAAAGAACGTTTTCCTGAGTTGGAGCTGTATCTGCATGAAGCGCAGACCAGCCAATTAGTGCGTCAACTTGAAGATGGCAAACTCGATTGCTTGGTACTCGCTTCGGTGGAAGAGACCGCGCCGTTTAAAGAAATAGAGCTGTATGATGAAGTGATGAGTATTGCCGTGCCTTGCGATCATGTTTGGGCTGAGCGCGATGAAGTAGAAATGTTAGAGCTTAAAGGCAAAACCGTACTCGCTTTAGGAGATGGTCACTGCTTACGAGATCAAGCGTTAGGTTTCTGTTTTGCCGCAGGCGCGAAAGATGATGAGCGTTTTAAAGCGACCAGTCTGGAAACTTTGCGCAATATGGTGGCGGCGGGAGCCGGCATTACGTTACTGCCGCAGCTAGCATTACCGGAAGACAAGAAAAAAGATGGAGTGTGTTATTTGCGTGCGGTGAATCCTATTCCATCACGTCGCTTGGTGTTGGTCTATCGTCCCGGATCGCCATTACGTCAACGTTTTGAGCAGTTAGCCGCAGTGATTAAGCAGCGGCTGCAGCAAGCGGATTAA
- a CDS encoding penicillin-binding protein 1A produces MKFIKRLLVFSLICIILGVTTIFGFYFYVKSELPDVATLRDVQLQTPMQVFSQDGKLIAQFGEKRRIPLKLEDMPKELIEAVIATEDSRYYEHYGFDPIGITRAAFAVVASGSASQGASTITQQLARNFFLSNEKKVMRKIKEIFIAIHIEQLLSKQEILELYLNKIYLGYRSYGVGAAAQAYFGKEVKDLTLGEIALIAGLPKAPSTMNPIYSVERATNRRNVVLLRMLDEKYITQAEYDAARAEPVTSKYHGAEIELNAPYVAEIARAWMVERYGEEAAYTSGMNVYMTVESKLQKAANQAAINNLLAYDERHGYRGAEKELWKDKQPAWNQTQLTEYLSNEPTYGDMYPAVVLNVEDKSARVWIKSYGEQTLAWEDINWARRFINDDRQGPLPKSATEFLAAGQQIWVRPHNSNEEQPTAWKLSQVPNANTAFIAMNPDNGAVLALVGGFNFVHNKFNRATQSVRQVGSSIKPFIYSAALNKGMTLATLINDAPINQWDESQGTAWRPKNSPPTYTGPTRLRIGLAQSKNVMAVRVLREVGLDETREYLTRFGFDLDQLPRSETIALGAGSLTPVKVAQGFSVFANNGYYVEPFYISRVENPFGKVEFSATPKVVCHSQCSSELNEFAEQDAANPYAPKVISEQNAFLTREMLYSNIWGGGEWSSDTGWNGTGWRAQSLKRRDIGGKTGTTNDSKDAWYNGYGPGIVGIAWVGFDDHSRNLGKTAPNPNLDDDVSGAESGGKTALPAWVEFMSIALQGVPVQQKVVPDNIVRVRIDRDTGLLTNKLDSSSMFEYFEAGTEPTEYVSDNVNESIYSSGSGEELF; encoded by the coding sequence GTGAAGTTCATAAAGCGTTTATTAGTATTTTCATTGATTTGCATTATTCTTGGAGTCACTACAATCTTTGGTTTCTATTTCTACGTGAAATCAGAATTGCCAGATGTGGCCACTCTACGTGATGTCCAATTACAAACTCCAATGCAGGTCTTTAGTCAGGATGGCAAGCTGATCGCTCAATTTGGCGAAAAGCGCCGCATTCCGCTCAAACTGGAAGATATGCCCAAAGAGTTGATTGAAGCGGTGATTGCCACCGAGGACTCTCGCTATTACGAACACTACGGTTTCGACCCGATTGGTATCACCCGTGCTGCGTTTGCAGTGGTCGCCTCGGGTAGCGCCTCTCAAGGGGCGAGTACCATTACTCAACAGCTTGCACGTAACTTTTTCCTCTCTAATGAGAAGAAAGTGATGCGTAAAATCAAAGAGATCTTCATTGCGATCCATATTGAGCAGCTGTTAAGCAAGCAAGAGATCTTAGAGCTTTACCTGAACAAGATTTATCTCGGCTACCGCTCTTATGGTGTCGGCGCTGCCGCACAAGCCTATTTTGGTAAAGAGGTAAAAGATCTGACCTTAGGTGAGATTGCACTGATTGCAGGTCTACCGAAAGCTCCCTCAACCATGAACCCTATCTACTCGGTAGAACGTGCCACCAACCGCCGCAATGTGGTTTTGCTGCGTATGTTGGATGAGAAGTACATCACTCAAGCTGAGTATGATGCGGCACGAGCAGAGCCTGTCACATCCAAATATCACGGTGCAGAGATTGAACTGAACGCTCCTTATGTCGCGGAGATTGCCCGCGCTTGGATGGTTGAGCGTTACGGTGAAGAAGCGGCTTACACTTCTGGTATGAATGTGTATATGACAGTTGAATCGAAACTGCAAAAAGCAGCCAACCAAGCGGCGATCAATAACTTATTGGCCTACGATGAACGCCACGGTTATCGTGGTGCAGAAAAAGAATTGTGGAAAGATAAACAACCCGCATGGAATCAGACCCAACTCACCGAATACCTCAGTAATGAACCCACTTATGGCGACATGTACCCAGCGGTGGTGTTGAACGTAGAGGACAAATCTGCACGAGTTTGGATAAAAAGCTATGGTGAACAAACCCTTGCTTGGGAAGACATTAACTGGGCACGCCGTTTTATTAATGACGACCGCCAAGGACCACTGCCGAAAAGTGCCACTGAGTTTTTAGCCGCAGGACAACAGATTTGGGTTCGTCCTCATAACAGTAATGAAGAGCAACCCACCGCTTGGAAACTGAGCCAGGTTCCCAATGCCAACACTGCGTTTATCGCAATGAATCCTGATAATGGTGCGGTATTAGCGCTGGTCGGTGGCTTTAACTTTGTGCACAACAAGTTTAACCGTGCCACCCAATCGGTTCGTCAGGTAGGTTCAAGTATCAAGCCCTTTATCTACTCTGCCGCCCTCAATAAAGGGATGACGTTAGCAACACTGATCAATGATGCGCCGATTAACCAGTGGGATGAAAGCCAAGGTACAGCTTGGCGTCCGAAAAACTCACCACCGACTTATACTGGCCCAACTCGATTAAGAATTGGTTTAGCCCAATCTAAGAACGTGATGGCAGTACGTGTTCTCCGCGAAGTTGGCTTGGATGAAACTCGCGAATACTTAACTCGCTTTGGTTTCGACTTAGATCAGTTACCACGTTCAGAAACCATTGCGCTAGGTGCTGGCAGTTTAACTCCAGTCAAAGTGGCACAAGGTTTCTCAGTGTTTGCCAATAATGGTTATTACGTTGAGCCATTCTATATCAGCCGCGTTGAGAACCCGTTTGGTAAAGTAGAATTTAGTGCAACACCGAAAGTGGTTTGCCACAGCCAATGCTCGTCAGAGTTGAATGAGTTTGCCGAGCAAGACGCAGCTAACCCATATGCTCCAAAAGTGATCTCCGAGCAAAATGCGTTTTTAACTCGCGAAATGTTGTACAGCAATATTTGGGGCGGTGGTGAATGGAGCTCAGATACCGGTTGGAATGGCACGGGTTGGCGTGCTCAGTCACTCAAGCGACGTGATATCGGGGGCAAAACCGGAACCACCAACGACTCAAAAGATGCTTGGTATAACGGTTATGGTCCAGGCATCGTTGGCATCGCTTGGGTAGGTTTTGATGACCATAGTCGTAACCTGGGTAAAACTGCCCCCAACCCGAATCTCGATGACGATGTCTCTGGTGCTGAGTCGGGCGGTAAGACCGCGCTGCCCGCATGGGTTGAGTTTATGTCAATCGCACTACAAGGTGTTCCCGTGCAGCAAAAAGTCGTACCGGATAACATCGTTCGTGTACGCATTGATCGTGATACTGGGTTACTGACCAATAAGTTAGATTCGAGCTCTATGTTTGAGTATTTTGAAGCAGGCACTGAGCCAACAGAGTACGTCAGCGACAATGTGAATGAATCTATCTATTCATCAGGTTCGGGAGAAGAGCTGTTCTGA
- the pilM gene encoding type IV pilus assembly protein PilM produces MGKSLVTGIDIGHHSIKAVVLKPMGDTYALVGYEELLVTADIFTDNHTLDYQKIVKKLKELKKGLPLFSHKVAVAIPDNAVISKVLQIDSDLEHREQEFAIYQAFSHQSPFPVEELSLDFVKVAEKNLARTATTTFHVYATKRDVVESRLQASKKAGFEPILMDVQVHSLLHLWQLASRAYRRPDWMLIDVGYTQSSLCLDFTEKMPFYKDVPLGTRALEGDSNGAQAFGQTFAQDPTQRFINEFVDKVARQIQLFTSVHGAQSLSGLWLSGGGATIAGLEEALYQRLSLPCEVLNPFSLFKMNVTKRKRQVIDGQRFSTAAGLALRGLAWLESEHAA; encoded by the coding sequence ATGGGTAAATCATTAGTTACGGGTATTGATATCGGCCATCACAGCATAAAAGCGGTGGTGCTCAAACCTATGGGCGACACTTATGCGCTTGTGGGGTATGAGGAGTTGCTCGTTACCGCTGATATTTTCACCGATAATCACACGCTCGATTATCAGAAAATTGTAAAGAAACTCAAAGAACTAAAAAAGGGGTTACCACTATTTAGTCACAAAGTCGCGGTTGCAATTCCGGATAACGCAGTAATAAGCAAAGTATTACAAATAGATAGCGATCTTGAGCATAGAGAACAAGAGTTTGCGATCTATCAGGCTTTTTCTCATCAATCCCCGTTTCCGGTCGAAGAACTTAGCCTCGATTTCGTTAAAGTGGCAGAAAAAAATTTGGCACGCACGGCGACCACTACCTTTCATGTTTATGCCACCAAGCGAGATGTGGTCGAAAGTCGTTTACAAGCCAGTAAAAAAGCGGGCTTTGAACCGATTTTGATGGATGTGCAAGTGCATAGTTTGCTCCATTTATGGCAACTCGCGAGTCGTGCTTATCGACGCCCTGATTGGATGCTGATTGATGTTGGCTATACCCAAAGTTCATTGTGTCTCGATTTCACGGAAAAAATGCCTTTCTATAAAGATGTGCCTTTGGGCACGCGCGCTCTTGAGGGGGATTCGAATGGTGCTCAAGCCTTTGGTCAGACATTCGCGCAAGATCCGACTCAGCGCTTCATCAACGAGTTTGTTGATAAAGTCGCGCGTCAAATTCAACTATTTACTTCAGTGCATGGCGCACAAAGCTTGAGTGGCTTGTGGCTCTCTGGTGGTGGAGCAACGATAGCGGGATTGGAGGAGGCGCTCTATCAGCGATTGTCACTGCCTTGCGAAGTCTTGAATCCGTTTTCACTGTTCAAAATGAACGTTACAAAGCGTAAACGTCAAGTGATTGATGGGCAGCGCTTTAGCACTGCAGCAGGCCTTGCATTGCGTGGTTTAGCATGGTTGGAGAGTGAACATGCTGCATAA
- a CDS encoding PilN domain-containing protein, whose translation MLHNINLLPWRDERREAHKRRFLGLVTLGVLLAVLMQFGAGEYLSGQMAKQQERIGYLKQHIFALDQQIAKLKIAEEDHKALLTRLTVVEQLQQKRNKTTEFMNQMPALIPEGVYVDKIKMNGREIEMTGISDSTARLATMLDNLEKSAKLSEVEMHEIVSGNKRFGKQFQSFKVSFQILTPTSNPQEGGAHNG comes from the coding sequence ATGCTGCATAACATTAACTTACTACCGTGGCGAGATGAACGGCGCGAAGCGCATAAACGGCGCTTTTTGGGGTTAGTGACACTTGGTGTTTTGCTAGCGGTACTGATGCAGTTTGGTGCTGGTGAATACTTAAGTGGGCAAATGGCCAAACAGCAAGAGCGCATCGGCTATTTAAAGCAGCACATTTTCGCGTTGGATCAGCAGATCGCCAAACTGAAAATTGCTGAAGAGGATCATAAAGCTCTACTGACGCGTTTAACCGTGGTTGAGCAGTTACAGCAAAAGCGTAATAAAACCACCGAGTTTATGAACCAGATGCCAGCTCTCATTCCTGAGGGAGTCTATGTCGACAAGATCAAAATGAATGGTCGTGAGATAGAAATGACAGGGATTAGTGATTCCACTGCACGTTTGGCAACCATGCTCGATAACTTGGAAAAATCGGCCAAATTGAGTGAGGTTGAAATGCACGAGATTGTTTCGGGCAACAAGCGATTTGGTAAGCAATTTCAGAGCTTTAAAGTCTCATTCCAGATCTTAACCCCAACCTCTAATCCGCAAGAGGGAGGTGCGCACAATGGCTAG
- a CDS encoding type 4a pilus biogenesis protein PilO: protein MASFQELELDEITEWPLLPQLMVILLLMLLIQGAGYWFYLMPKQDEIAVLKQEEETVKATLRIKANKVAALPQIQAQLDELKERYDFLLRQLPVQKELASMLASVNQLGLDNSLTFTRIDWGERESQEFLYRLPLNIELTGNYHDIGDFSEAIAKLPRIINFDDVDWQRVSQESSTLHFRVRAYTYQFKQEVEDEK, encoded by the coding sequence ATGGCTAGTTTTCAAGAGTTAGAACTCGATGAAATCACTGAGTGGCCACTGCTGCCTCAATTGATGGTGATCTTGCTGTTGATGTTACTGATTCAGGGGGCTGGTTATTGGTTCTATCTCATGCCCAAGCAAGACGAGATTGCCGTGTTAAAGCAAGAAGAAGAAACCGTTAAAGCTACCCTGCGCATCAAGGCGAATAAAGTAGCCGCATTACCGCAAATTCAAGCTCAATTGGATGAGCTCAAAGAGCGTTACGATTTTTTATTGCGCCAATTACCGGTGCAAAAAGAACTTGCCAGCATGCTCGCTTCCGTCAACCAGCTTGGTCTCGATAATTCCTTGACGTTTACACGGATTGATTGGGGGGAGCGAGAAAGCCAAGAGTTTTTGTACCGTCTGCCACTCAATATCGAACTGACTGGTAACTATCACGACATAGGCGATTTTTCTGAAGCGATTGCCAAGCTGCCGCGCATTATCAACTTTGATGATGTGGATTGGCAGCGGGTAAGCCAAGAGAGTAGTACGTTGCACTTTCGAGTCAGGGCTTACACCTACCAATTTAAACAGGAGGTAGAAGATGAAAAATAG
- a CDS encoding pilus assembly protein PilP, producing the protein MKNSRIGLLLVALFSLAGCKANQEDLAFYVAQVERDARKEVTKLKPILEFEVTTYQQHKGREPFVLPKEALVQNQPVAKADCWQPVPRAKNGPLERYPLHQLRLKGVMSSGGSISALVQTPAGNVEKVKAGQYVGINNGKVTRVDDNYLLINETLPDGLGCWNQRNVKLALK; encoded by the coding sequence ATGAAAAATAGCCGTATTGGGTTATTGCTTGTTGCCTTGTTTAGTTTGGCGGGGTGTAAGGCCAACCAAGAGGACCTTGCTTTCTATGTAGCGCAAGTTGAGCGAGATGCGCGTAAGGAAGTGACCAAGCTAAAGCCTATCTTAGAATTTGAAGTTACTACCTACCAACAACATAAGGGGCGCGAGCCTTTTGTGTTGCCAAAAGAGGCTTTAGTGCAAAACCAACCAGTGGCCAAAGCCGATTGTTGGCAACCTGTACCGCGTGCGAAAAATGGTCCGCTAGAGCGCTATCCTCTGCATCAACTGCGTTTAAAAGGGGTGATGAGCAGTGGTGGAAGTATATCCGCCCTTGTGCAAACTCCTGCCGGTAATGTCGAGAAAGTCAAAGCGGGGCAGTACGTAGGGATTAATAACGGAAAGGTCACACGAGTTGACGACAACTATTTGTTAATTAATGAAACCTTGCCTGATGGCTTAGGGTGTTGGAATCAGCGTAACGTCAAGCTGGCTTTAAAATAA